In one Solanum lycopersicum chromosome 11, SLM_r2.1 genomic region, the following are encoded:
- the LOC101250564 gene encoding fluoride export protein 1 has product MDCENKDSELRKFGSSRTSSASSSLRRRSLSLSLSLPKHLNDDDDENESVSEAGDIGDRELQSNRYSGSGRLRLIGENAPEHRVVVPISEDTMLGSNAMSSVTPVSPIKLISQPDHKENDEKTEVPWVLEYTSCLLFLAVFGILGVLLRYGLQKLFGPGIVGATSDHSYMYLDLPSNMVGSFLMGWFGMVFKEDISRISSQLAIGLSTGFLGSLTTFSGWNQKMLELSVEGQWVFVVLGYLLGLFLVAYSIIFGIETAKGVNWLYRRANMNSSNSGTDYHWRVDSCKRHLIVILFLLLILASLWGMSIGLEVHEFSSSSPKAQLWLACIVGPFGVWIRWFLARLNGRGLGKSGQLKWVPFGTLIANVSAACVMAALATLKKAVNTETCDTVASGIQFGLLGCLSTVSTFIAEFHAMRGSKYPWRAYVYALCTTLISFVLGTLIYFVPVWVENFN; this is encoded by the exons ATGGATTGTGAGAATAAGGATTCTGAGCTTAGAAAATTCGGATCATCTCGCACAAGCAGTGCCAGTTCTTCTCTCAGGAGGCGTTCGTTGAGTTTATCACTTTCTCTTCCTAAACATCTgaatgacgatgatgatgaaaATGAATCTGTATCAGAAGCAGGAGATATCGGGGATCGTGAGCTTCAAAGCAATAGGTACAGTGGGAGTGGCAGGCTAAGATTAATCGGTGAAAATGCACCAGAACATAGAGTGGTTGTTCCCATTTCAGAGGACACGATGTTGGGGTCCAATGCTATGAGTAGTGTTACTCCAGTATCCCCGATAAAATTGATCTCTCAACCCGATCATAAAGAGAAT GATGAAAAAACAGAGGTGCCATGGGTTTTGGAGTATACTTCATGCCTCTTGTTTCTAGCTGTATTTGGTATATTGGGG GTTTTGCTGAGGTATGGTCTCCAAAAATTATTCGGACCAGGAATAGTTGGTGCCacaagtgatcatagttataTGTATCTGGACCTGCCTTCTAACATG GTCGGTTCGTTCTTGATGGGTTGGTTTGGTATGGtctttaaagaggacatttccAGAATTTCAAGTCAATTAGCAATTGGATTGTCAACTGGTTTTCTAGGAAGCCTTACTACTTTCAGTGGTTGGaaccaaaagatgctcgagcTTAGTGTTGAAGGGCAGTGGGTTTTTGTAGTTCTTGGCTATCTTCTAG GTTTATTTCTTGTTGCCTACTCAATCATATTTGGAATTGAGACTGCGAAAGGTGTCAATTGGCTCTACAGAAGAGCCAATATGAATTCATCCAACTCAGGCACAGACTACCATTGGAGAGTAGATAGCTGTAAGCGCCATTTAATTGTTATACTCTTTCTCCTACTCATTCTAGCATCGCTATGGGGTATGAGCATAGGACTGGAGGTACATGAATTCAGCAGCAGCAGCCCAAAAGCACAGTTGTGGCTGGCCTGCATAGTTGGTCCATTTGGTGTGTGGATCAGATGGTTCTTAGCACGACTAAATGGACGTGGCTTAGGAAAATCAGGCCAGCTCAAATGGGTGCCCTTCGGTACTTTGATTGCCAATGTATCTGCAGCTTGTGTCATGGCAGCACTTGCGACCTTGAAGAAAGCA GTCAACACAGAGACATGTGATACTGTTGCTTCTGGTATCCAGTTTGGTCTATTGGGTTGTTTAAGTACAGTTTCCACTTTCATTGCTGAATTCCATGCAATGAGAGGAAGCAAGTATCCATGGAGAGCATATGTGTACGCTTTGTGTACAACGCTTATATCATTCGTCCTGGGGACACTTATATACTTTGTGCCTGTCTGGGTTGAAAATTTCAACTAG